The proteins below come from a single Mustela nigripes isolate SB6536 chromosome 14, MUSNIG.SB6536, whole genome shotgun sequence genomic window:
- the SLC16A1 gene encoding monocarboxylate transporter 1, whose translation MPPAVGGPVGYTPPDGGWGWAVVVGAFISIGFSYAFPKSITVFFKEIEGIFNATTSEVSWISSIMLAVMYGGGPISSILVNKYGSRPIMIVGGCLSGCGLIAASFCNTVKELYLSVGVIGGLGLAFNLNPALTMIGKYFYKRRPLANGLAMAGSPVFLSTLAPLNQAFFGIFGWRGSFLILGGLLLNCCVAGALMRPIGPPVTSAGKRSKESLQEPGKSEEKKGSSDANTDLIGGNHKEEKRSVFQTVNKFLDLSLFTHRGFLLYLSGNVLMFFGLFTPLVFLSNYGKSQHYSSEKSAFLLSILAFVDMVARPSMGLVANTKWIRPRVQYFFAASVVANGVCHLLAPLSSSYIGFCVYAGFFGFAFGWLSSVLFETLMDLVGPQRFSSAVGLVTIVECCPVLLGPPLLGRLNDIYGDYKYTYWSCGVILIVAGIYLFIGMGINYRLVAKEQKAEEQQKKESKEEETSVDAAEKTKEYAAESAEQKDTEGSPKEEESPV comes from the exons ATGCCACCAGCAGTTGGAGGTCCAGTTGGATACACTCCCCCAgatggaggctgggggtgggcagtAGTAGTTGGAGCTTTCATTTCCATCGGCTTCTCTTATGCATTTCCCAAATCCATTACTGTGttcttcaaagaaattgaaggcaTATTCAATGCCACCACAAGTGAAGTATCATGGATATCCTCAATCATGTTGGCTGTCATGTATGGTGGAG GTCCGATCAGCAGTATTCTGGTGAATAAATATGGCAGCCGTCCAATCATGATTGTTGGTGGCTGCTTGTCAGGCTGTGGCTTGATTGCAGCTTCGTTCTGTAATACTGTTAAGGAACTTTACTTGAGTGTTGGAGTCATTGGAG GTCTTGGGCTTGCCTTCAATTTGAATCCCGCTCTGACCATGATTGGCAAGTATTTCTATAAGAGGCGACCGTTGGCAAATGGACTGGCCATGGCTGGCAGCCCTGTGTTCCTCTCTACCCTAGCCCCCCTCAATCAGGCTTTCTTTGGTATCTTTGGCTGGAGAGGGAGCTTCCTAATTCTCGGGGGCCTCCTCCTAAACTGCTGTGTGGCTGGAGCCCTGATGCGACCAATAGGGCCCCCAGTGACAAGTGCGGGGAAAAGGTCCAAAGAATCCCTTCAGGAACCTGGGAAATCTGAAGAGAAAAAGGGGTCAAGTGATGCAAATACAGATCTTATTGGAGGAAACCACAAAGAAGAGAAACGGTCAGTTTTCCAAACAGTTAATAAATTCCTGGATTTATCTCTGTTCACGCACAGAGGCTTTTTGCTATACCTATCCGGAAATGTGCTCATGTTTTTTGGACTGTTTACCCCTTTGGTCTTTCTTAGTAATTATGGCAAGAGTCAACATTACTCTAGTGAGAagtctgccttccttctttccattctggCTTTTGTTGACATGGTAGCTAGACCTTCTATGGGACTTGTAGCCAACACCAAGTGGATAAGACCTCGAGTTCAGTATTTTTTTGCGGCTTCTGTTGTTGCAAACGGAGTGTGTCATCTGCTAGCACCTTTATCCTCCAGCTACATTGGGTTCTGTGTTTATGCTGGATTCTTTGGATTTGCATTTGGGTGGCTTAGCTCCGTGTTATTTGAAACCCTGATGGACCTCGTCGGACCCCAGAGGTTCTCCAGCGCCGTGGGATTGGTGACCATTGTGGAATGCTGTCCTGTCCTCCTGGGGCCACCACTTTTAG GTCGTCTGAATGACATCTACGGAGACTACAAATACACCTATTGGTCATGTGGTGTGATCCTTATTGTAGCAGGCATCTATCTCTTCATTGGCATGGGCATCAATTACCGACTTGTGGCgaaagagcagaaagcagaggagcagcagaaaaaggaaagcaaagaggaGGAGACAAGTGTCGATGCTGCTGAGAAGACAAAAGAATATGCAGCAGAATCTGCAGAGCAGAAGGACACAGAAGGAAGTCCCAAAGAGGAGGAGAGTCCAGTCTAA